The proteins below come from a single Cylindrospermopsis raciborskii Cr2010 genomic window:
- a CDS encoding ATP-binding protein — protein MNPKNLPLGINTLSMLRENNCVYVDKTEIAHGLIRIPGRFFLSRPRRFGKSLFIDTLKEIFEGNQKLFEGLYIHDQWDWSRKFPVIKIDFAGGVLKNRQELDQKINGIFLKTAQSLGVDYELEDIQGRFGEIIAGAYQRFGERTVVLVDEYDKPILDNIDNPAIAAEMREGLKNLYSVLKEQDANIQFIFMTGVTKFSKVSLFSGLNQLTDITISRDFSTICGYTQEDLEQTFAQHLQGVDWDKLRLWYNGYSWRGDSVYNPYDILLFIREGMEYGNYWFETGNPTFLIKLFQTNCYFLPKLEHLEVTEEILKSFEIERINPVTLLFQSGYLTIESTFTAMERYMFRLKIPNREVKVALGDQLVNAYTDFVEEKLGIQRPLYENLFQGDVNGFIDTVRRLFASIPWRNFTNNDLANFEGYYASVLYAFLSSLNARIIPEDITNYGQADITAMLGNHIYVIEIKVVDGENVKENLALKQIRECNYAQKYRGEPGKTVHEVGLVFSRSKRNLIQADWE, from the coding sequence ATGAACCCCAAAAATCTCCCGTTGGGAATCAACACCCTGAGTATGCTACGGGAAAACAATTGTGTCTATGTGGACAAAACCGAAATAGCTCACGGTCTGATCCGCATTCCTGGACGCTTCTTTCTATCTCGTCCCCGACGTTTCGGCAAAAGTCTGTTTATAGATACCCTCAAGGAGATTTTTGAGGGGAATCAAAAATTATTTGAGGGGCTTTATATCCATGACCAATGGGACTGGAGTAGAAAATTCCCAGTGATTAAAATAGATTTTGCTGGTGGGGTATTAAAAAACCGACAAGAGCTGGACCAAAAAATTAATGGTATTTTTTTAAAAACTGCCCAATCCCTGGGAGTGGACTATGAACTAGAGGACATTCAAGGTCGTTTCGGAGAAATCATTGCTGGTGCATACCAACGATTTGGAGAAAGAACAGTGGTGCTGGTGGATGAATACGACAAACCCATCCTAGACAACATCGACAACCCAGCTATTGCTGCTGAAATGAGAGAGGGACTCAAAAACCTATACTCAGTCCTCAAGGAACAGGATGCCAACATCCAGTTCATCTTCATGACTGGAGTCACCAAATTCTCCAAAGTCAGCCTTTTCAGTGGGTTAAATCAACTCACCGACATTACCATCAGTAGGGACTTTTCCACCATTTGTGGGTACACCCAGGAAGATTTGGAGCAAACCTTTGCCCAGCACTTGCAAGGGGTAGACTGGGATAAACTGCGCCTCTGGTATAATGGATACTCGTGGCGTGGCGATTCCGTTTATAACCCCTACGATATCTTACTGTTTATCCGTGAGGGAATGGAGTATGGCAACTACTGGTTTGAGACAGGAAACCCCACCTTCTTAATTAAGCTATTTCAGACCAACTGCTACTTCCTCCCCAAATTAGAGCATCTAGAAGTAACCGAAGAGATTTTAAAGTCCTTTGAAATAGAACGAATTAACCCAGTCACCCTGTTATTTCAATCTGGGTATTTGACCATTGAGAGCACCTTTACTGCTATGGAACGTTACATGTTCCGACTGAAAATTCCCAACCGGGAGGTAAAAGTCGCCTTGGGAGATCAATTAGTCAACGCCTACACGGACTTCGTTGAAGAGAAATTGGGTATTCAGAGACCCTTATATGAAAACTTATTTCAAGGCGATGTTAATGGATTTATAGACACAGTAAGACGCCTATTTGCTTCTATACCTTGGCGAAACTTTACCAACAATGACCTGGCTAATTTTGAGGGCTACTACGCTTCTGTGCTATATGCTTTCTTGAGTTCCTTAAATGCGCGCATCATTCCCGAAGATATCACCAACTATGGTCAAGCGGACATAACGGCCATGTTGGGTAATCATATTTACGTGATAGAAATCAAAGTAGTAGATGGGGAGAACGTAAAAGAGAACCTAGCCCTAAAACAAATACGGGAATGTAACTATGCGCAAAAGTATAGGGGAGAACCAGGTAAAACTGTTCATGAAGTGGGGTTAGTTTTTAGTCGCAGCAAACGTAATCTCATTCAAGCAGATTGGGAATAA
- a CDS encoding PD-(D/E)XK nuclease domain-containing protein: MWVNSTKSRVILCNRIYIYPVGLLGFVPQRKIFRNYWFETGGPSFLVKLFQAKCYFLPNLEHLEVTEEILESFEIERINPVTLLFQSGYLTIESTFTAMERYMFRLKIPNREVKVALGDQLVNAYTDFVEEKLGIQRPLYENLFQGDVNGFIDTVRRLFASIPWRNFTNNNLANFEGYYASVLYAFLSSLNARIIPEDITNYGQADITAMLGNHIYVIEIKVVDGDNVKENLALKQIRECNYAQKYRGEPGRTVHEVGLVFSRSKRNLIQADWE, encoded by the coding sequence GTGTGGGTTAATTCAACTAAATCACGGGTAATCCTTTGCAATCGCATTTATATATATCCTGTGGGTTTGTTGGGTTTCGTTCCTCAGAGGAAGATATTTCGCAACTACTGGTTTGAGACAGGTGGTCCCAGCTTTCTAGTCAAGCTATTCCAAGCCAAGTGCTACTTCCTCCCCAACCTAGAGCATCTAGAGGTAACCGAGGAGATCTTAGAGTCCTTTGAAATAGAACGAATTAACCCAGTCACCCTGTTATTTCAATCTGGGTATTTGACCATTGAGAGCACCTTTACCGCTATGGAACGTTACATGTTCCGACTGAAAATCCCCAACCGGGAGGTAAAAGTCGCCTTGGGAGATCAATTAGTCAACGCCTACACGGACTTCGTTGAAGAGAAATTGGGTATTCAGAGACCCTTGTATGAAAACTTATTTCAAGGTGATGTTAATGGATTTATCGACACAGTAAGACGCCTATTTGCTTCTATACCTTGGCGTAACTTTACCAACAATAACCTGGCTAATTTCGAGGGCTACTACGCTTCTGTGCTATATGCTTTCCTGAGTTCCTTAAATGCGCGCATCATTCCCGAAGATATCACCAATTACGGTCAAGCGGACATAACGGCCATGTTGGGTAATCATATTTACGTGATAGAAATCAAAGTAGTAGATGGGGACAATGTAAAAGAGAACCTAGCCCTAAAACAAATACGGGAATGTAACTATGCGCAAAAGTATAGAGGAGAACCGGGGAGAACCGTTCATGAAGTAGGCTTGGTTTTCAGTCGCAGCAAACGTAACCTCATTCAAGCAGATTGGGAATAA
- a CDS encoding ATP-binding protein, whose protein sequence is MNPKNLPLGINTLDKLRGSNCIYVDKTPLALQLIKQPGAFFLSRPRRFGKSLFIDTLKEIFEGNKKLFEGLYIHDQWDWSRKFPVIKIDFAGGVLKNRQELDLRILDILHENAEHLDVSYKSTDIPGKLGTLIRKAMAKYGQRAVVLVDEYDKPILDNIDNPPIAAEMREGLKNLYSVLKQQDANIQFVFMTGVTKFSKVSLFSGLNQLTDITIDTRYSSICGYTETDLTESFGEHLAGADREAVRSWYNGYNWTGSESVYNPYDILMFIDKRKIFRNYWFETGSPSFLVKLFQAKCYFLPNLEHLEVTEEILESFEVERINPVTLLFQSGYLTIESTFTAMERYMFRLKIPNREVKVALGDQLVNAYTDFVEEKLGIQRPLYENLFQGDVNGFIDTVRRLFASIPWRNFTNNDLANFEGYYASVLYAFLSSLNARIIPEDITNYGQADITAILGDHIYVIEIKVVDGDNVKENLALKQIRECNYAQKYRGEPGRTVHEVGLVFSRSKRNLIQADWE, encoded by the coding sequence ATGAACCCCAAAAATCTCCCCCTGGGGATCAACACCCTAGATAAACTACGCGGTAGCAACTGTATTTATGTGGACAAAACACCGCTTGCCCTCCAGTTAATAAAACAGCCTGGAGCCTTCTTTTTGTCTCGTCCCCGACGTTTTGGTAAAAGTCTGTTTATAGATACCCTCAAGGAGATTTTTGAAGGGAATAAGAAATTATTTGAGGGGCTTTATATCCATGACCAGTGGGACTGGAGTAGAAAATTCCCAGTGATTAAAATAGATTTTGCTGGTGGGGTATTAAAAAACCGACAAGAGCTGGATCTGCGCATACTGGATATTTTGCACGAAAACGCAGAGCATCTGGATGTGTCATACAAGTCAACTGATATACCGGGAAAATTGGGAACTTTGATTCGTAAGGCCATGGCAAAATATGGACAACGTGCTGTGGTGCTGGTGGATGAATACGACAAACCCATCCTAGACAATATAGACAACCCACCTATTGCTGCTGAAATGAGAGAGGGGCTCAAGAATCTATACTCCGTTCTCAAGCAACAGGATGCCAACATCCAGTTCGTCTTCATGACTGGAGTCACCAAATTCTCCAAAGTCAGCCTTTTTAGTGGTTTAAACCAACTCACGGACATCACCATTGATACCAGATACTCCTCCATCTGCGGTTACACGGAAACCGACCTCACCGAATCCTTCGGAGAACATCTTGCAGGAGCAGATCGAGAAGCGGTACGCTCTTGGTATAATGGTTATAACTGGACAGGTTCCGAGAGCGTTTACAACCCCTACGATATCCTCATGTTTATCGATAAGAGGAAGATATTTCGCAACTACTGGTTTGAGACAGGTAGTCCCAGTTTTCTAGTCAAGCTATTCCAAGCCAAGTGCTACTTCCTCCCCAACCTAGAGCATCTAGAGGTAACCGAGGAGATCCTAGAGTCCTTTGAAGTAGAACGGATAAACCCAGTTACCTTGTTATTTCAATCTGGGTATTTGACCATTGAGAGCACCTTTACCGCTATGGAACGTTACATGTTCCGACTGAAAATCCCCAACCGGGAGGTAAAAGTCGCCTTGGGAGATCAATTAGTCAACGCCTACACGGACTTCGTTGAAGAGAAATTGGGTATTCAGAGACCCTTATATGAAAACTTATTTCAAGGCGATGTTAATGGATTTATAGACACAGTAAGACGCCTATTTGCTTCTATACCTTGGCGGAACTTTACTAACAATGACCTGGCTAATTTTGAGGGTTACTATGCTTCTGTGCTATATGCTTTCTTGAGTTCCTTAAATGCGCGCATCATTCCCGAAGATATCACCAACTATGGTCAAGCGGACATAACAGCCATCTTAGGTGATCATATTTACGTGATAGAAATCAAAGTAGTAGATGGGGACAATGTAAAAGAGAACCTAGCCCTAAAACAAATTCGGGAATGTAACTATGCGCAAAAGTATAGAGGAGAACCGGGGAGAACCGTTCATGAAGTGGGGTTGGTTTTCAGTCGCAGCAAACGTAACCTCATTCAAGCAGATTGGGAATAA
- a CDS encoding ATP-binding protein yields MNPKNLPLGINTLDKLRGSNCIYVDKTRLALQLIKQPGAFFLSRPRRFGKSLFIDTLKEIFEGNKKLFEGLYIHDQWDWSRKFPVIKIDFAGGVLKNRQELDQKINGIFLKTAQSLGVDYELEDIQGRFGEIIAGAYQRFGERTVVLVDEYDKPILDNIDNPAIAAEMREGLKNLYSVLKEQDANIQFIFMTGVTKFSKVSLFSGLNQLTDITISRDFSTICGYHPGRFGANLSPSTCKG; encoded by the coding sequence ATGAACCCCAAAAATCTCCCCCTGGGGATCAACACCCTAGATAAACTACGCGGTAGCAACTGTATTTACGTGGACAAAACACGACTTGCACTCCAGTTGATAAAACAACCTGGAGCCTTCTTTCTATCTCGTCCGCGACGTTTTGGCAAAAGTCTGTTTATAGATACCCTCAAGGAGATTTTTGAAGGGAATAAGAAATTATTTGAGGGGCTTTATATCCATGACCAGTGGGACTGGAGTAGAAAATTCCCAGTGATTAAAATAGATTTTGCTGGTGGAGTATTAAAAAACCGACAAGAGCTGGACCAAAAAATTAATGGTATTTTTTTAAAAACTGCCCAGTCCCTGGGAGTGGACTATGAACTAGAGGACATTCAAGGTCGTTTCGGAGAAATCATTGCTGGTGCATACCAACGATTTGGAGAAAGAACAGTGGTGCTGGTGGATGAATACGACAAACCCATCCTAGACAACATCGACAACCCAGCTATTGCTGCTGAAATGAGAGAGGGACTCAAAAACCTATACTCAGTCCTCAAGGAACAGGATGCCAACATCCAGTTCATCTTCATGACTGGAGTCACCAAATTCTCCAAAGTCAGCCTTTTCAGTGGGTTAAATCAACTCACCGACATTACCATCAGTAGGGACTTTTCCACCATTTGTGGGTATCACCCAGGAAGATTTGGAGCAAACCTTTCGCCCAGCACTTGCAAGGGGTAG
- a CDS encoding PD-(D/E)XK nuclease domain-containing protein: MQGVDWDKLRLWYNGYSWRGDSVYNPYDILLFIREGMEYGNYWFETGNPTFLIKLFQTNCYFLPKLEHLEVTEEILKSFEIERINPVTLLFQSGYLTIESTFTAMERYMFRLKIPNQEVKVALGDQLVNAYTDFVEEKLGIQRPLYENLFQGDVNGFIDTVRRLFASIPWRNFTNNDLANFEGYYASVLYAFLSSLNARIIPEDITNYGQADITAILGDHIYVIEIKVVDGDNVKENLALKQIRECNYAQKYRGEPVKLFMKWGWFLVAANVISFKQIGNKLR; this comes from the coding sequence TTGCAAGGGGTAGACTGGGATAAACTGCGCCTCTGGTATAATGGATACTCGTGGCGTGGCGATTCCGTTTATAACCCCTACGATATCTTACTGTTTATCCGTGAGGGAATGGAGTATGGCAACTACTGGTTTGAGACAGGAAACCCCACCTTCTTAATTAAGCTATTTCAGACCAACTGCTACTTCCTCCCCAAATTAGAGCATCTAGAAGTAACCGAAGAGATTTTAAAGTCCTTTGAAATAGAACGAATTAACCCAGTCACCCTGTTATTTCAATCTGGGTATTTGACCATTGAGAGCACCTTTACTGCTATGGAACGTTACATGTTCCGACTGAAAATTCCCAACCAGGAAGTGAAAGTCGCCTTGGGAGATCAATTAGTCAACGCCTACACGGACTTCGTTGAAGAGAAATTGGGTATTCAGAGACCCTTGTATGAAAACTTATTTCAAGGTGATGTTAATGGATTTATCGACACAGTAAGACGCCTATTTGCTTCTATACCTTGGCGGAACTTTACTAACAATGACCTGGCTAATTTTGAGGGTTACTATGCTTCTGTGCTATATGCTTTCTTGAGTTCCTTAAATGCGCGCATCATTCCCGAAGATATCACCAACTATGGTCAAGCGGACATAACAGCCATCTTAGGTGATCATATTTACGTGATAGAAATCAAAGTAGTAGATGGGGACAATGTAAAAGAGAACCTAGCCCTAAAACAAATACGGGAATGTAACTATGCGCAAAAGTATAGAGGAGAACCAGTAAAACTGTTCATGAAGTGGGGTTGGTTTTTAGTCGCAGCAAACGTAATCTCATTCAAGCAGATTGGGAATAAATTAAGATAA
- a CDS encoding AAA family ATPase, producing the protein MNPKNLPLGINTLSMLRENNCVYVDKTEIAHGLIRIPGRFFLSRPRRFGKSLFIDTLKEIFEGNQKLFEGLYIHDQWDWSRKFPVIKIDFAGGVLKNRQELDLRILDILHENAEHLDVHISQLISGKIGNFLIRRHGKIWTTSMVSG; encoded by the coding sequence ATGAACCCCAAAAATCTCCCGTTGGGAATCAACACCCTGAGTATGCTACGGGAAAACAATTGTGTCTATGTGGACAAAACCGAAATAGCTCACGGTCTGATCCGCATTCCTGGACGCTTCTTTCTATCTCGTCCCCGACGTTTCGGCAAAAGTCTGTTTATAGATACCCTCAAGGAGATTTTTGAAGGGAATCAGAAATTATTTGAGGGGCTTTATATCCATGACCAGTGGGACTGGAGTAGAAAATTCCCAGTGATTAAAATAGATTTTGCTGGTGGGGTATTAAAAAACCGACAAGAGCTGGATCTGCGCATACTGGATATTTTGCACGAAAACGCAGAGCATCTGGATGTTCATATAAGTCAACTGATATCCGGGAAAATTGGGAACTTTTTGATTCGTAGGCATGGCAAAATATGGACAACGTCGATGGTCAGTGGATGA
- a CDS encoding PD-(D/E)XK nuclease domain-containing protein has product MDNVDGQWMNDNPSYDNIDNPSIAAEMREGLKNLYSVLKQQDANIQFVFMTGVTKFSKVSLFSGLNQLTDITIDTRYSSICGYTETDLTESFGEHLVGADREAVRSWYNGYNWTGSESVYNPYDILMFIDKRKIFRNYWFETGSPSFLVKLFQAKCYFLPNLEHLEVTEEILESFEVERINPVTLLFQSGYLTIESTFTAMERYMFRLKIPNREVKVALGDQLVNAYTDFVEEKLGIQRPLYENLFQGDVNGFIDTVRRLFASIPWRNFTNNDLANFEGYYASVLYAFLSSLNARIIPEDITNYGQADITAILGDHIYVIEIKVVDGENVKENLALKQIRECNYAQKYRGEPGITVHEVGLVFSRSKRNLIQADWE; this is encoded by the coding sequence ATGGACAACGTCGATGGTCAGTGGATGAATGACAACCCATCCTACGACAACATCGACAACCCATCTATTGCTGCTGAAATGAGAGAGGGACTCAAAAACCTATACTCCGTCCTCAAGCAACAGGATGCCAACATCCAGTTCGTCTTCATGACTGGAGTCACCAAATTCTCCAAAGTCAGCCTTTTTAGTGGTTTAAACCAACTCACGGACATCACCATTGATACCAGATACTCCTCCATCTGTGGTTACACGGAAACCGATCTGACCGAATCCTTCGGAGAACATCTTGTAGGAGCAGATCGAGAAGCAGTACGCTCCTGGTATAATGGTTATAACTGGACAGGTTCCGAGAGCGTTTACAACCCCTACGATATCCTCATGTTTATCGATAAGAGGAAGATATTTCGCAACTACTGGTTTGAGACAGGTAGTCCCAGTTTTCTAGTCAAGCTATTCCAAGCCAAGTGCTACTTCCTCCCCAACCTAGAGCATCTAGAGGTAACCGAGGAGATCCTAGAGTCCTTTGAAGTAGAACGGATAAACCCAGTTACCTTGTTATTTCAATCTGGGTATTTGACCATTGAGAGCACCTTTACCGCTATGGAACGTTACATGTTCCGACTGAAAATCCCCAACCGGGAGGTAAAAGTCGCCTTGGGAGATCAATTAGTCAACGCCTACACGGACTTCGTTGAAGAGAAATTGGGTATTCAGAGACCCTTGTATGAAAACTTATTTCAAGGTGATGTTAATGGATTTATCGACACAGTAAGACGCCTATTTGCTTCTATACCTTGGCGTAACTTTACCAACAATGACCTGGCTAATTTTGAGGGCTACTACGCTTCTGTGCTATATGCTTTCTTGAGTTCCTTAAATGCGCGCATCATTCCCGAAGATATCACCAACTATGGTCAAGCGGACATAACGGCCATCTTAGGTGATCATATTTACGTGATAGAAATCAAAGTAGTAGATGGGGAGAATGTAAAAGAGAACCTAGCCCTAAAACAAATTCGGGAATGTAACTATGCGCAAAAGTATAGGGGAGAACCGGGGATAACCGTTCATGAAGTGGGGTTGGTTTTTAGTCGCAGCAAACGTAACCTCATCCAAGCAGATTGGGAATAA
- a CDS encoding ATP-binding protein, with protein sequence MNPKNLPLGINTLSMLRENNCVYVDKTEIAHGLIRIPGRFFLSRPRRFGKSLFIDTLKEIFEGNQKLFEGLYIHDQWDWSRKFPVIKIDFAGGVLKNRQELDLRILDILHENAEHLDVSYKSTDIPGKLGTLIRKAMAKYGQRAVVLVDEYDKPILDNIDNPSIAAEMREGLKNLYSVLKQQDANIQFVFMTGVTKFSKVSLFSGLNQLTDITIDTRYSSICGYTETDLTESFGEHLVGADREAVRSWYNGYNWTGSESVYNPYDILMFIDRRILHYWF encoded by the coding sequence ATGAACCCCAAAAATCTCCCGTTGGGAATCAACACCCTGAGTATGCTACGGGAAAACAATTGTGTCTATGTGGACAAAACCGAAATAGCTCACGGTCTGATACGCATTCCTGGACGCTTCTTTCTATCTCGTCCCCGACGTTTTGGCAAAAGTCTGTTTATAGATACCCTCAAGGAGATTTTTGAAGGGAATCAGAAATTATTTGAGGGGCTTTATATCCATGACCAGTGGGACTGGAGTAGAAAATTCCCAGTGATTAAAATAGACTTTGCTGGTGGGGTATTAAAAAACCGACAAGAGCTGGATCTGCGCATACTGGATATTTTGCACGAAAACGCAGAGCATCTGGATGTGTCATATAAGTCAACTGATATACCGGGAAAATTGGGAACTTTGATTCGTAAGGCCATGGCAAAATATGGACAACGTGCGGTGGTGCTAGTGGATGAATATGACAAACCCATCCTAGACAACATCGACAACCCATCTATTGCTGCTGAAATGAGAGAGGGACTCAAAAACCTATACTCCGTCCTCAAGCAACAGGATGCCAACATCCAGTTCGTCTTCATGACTGGAGTCACCAAATTCTCCAAAGTCAGCCTTTTTAGCGGTTTAAACCAACTCACGGACATCACCATTGATACTAGATACTCCTCCATCTGTGGTTACACGGAAACTGACCTCACCGAATCCTTCGGAGAACATCTTGTAGGAGCAGATCGAGAAGCAGTACGCTCTTGGTATAATGGTTATAACTGGACAGGTTCCGAGAGCGTTTATAACCCCTACGATATCCTCATGTTTATCGATAGGCGAATTTTACACTACTGGTTTTGA
- a CDS encoding PD-(D/E)XK nuclease domain-containing protein has product MLFQSGYLTIDHTFIRRHRSMFALKIPNMEVRLTLNDHFINAYTEIVNEKSAIQDRLYEYMCSGDLESTVKAVKRLFAGIPWRNFTNNDLANFEGYYASVLYAFLSSLNARIIPEDITNYGQADITAILGDHIYVIEIKVVDGENVKENLALKQIRECNYAQKYRGEPGRTVHEVGLVFSRSKRNLIQADWE; this is encoded by the coding sequence TTGTTATTTCAATCTGGGTATTTGACCATTGATCATACCTTTATCCGTCGCCATCGCTCCATGTTTGCTCTAAAAATACCCAACATGGAAGTTCGTCTGACATTAAATGACCATTTTATCAACGCGTATACGGAAATAGTAAATGAAAAGAGTGCTATCCAAGATAGATTATATGAGTATATGTGTAGTGGAGATTTAGAATCAACAGTGAAAGCAGTAAAGCGTCTATTTGCAGGGATTCCCTGGCGGAACTTTACCAACAATGACCTGGCTAATTTCGAGGGCTACTACGCTTCTGTGCTATATGCTTTCCTGAGTTCCTTAAATGCGCGCATCATTCCCGAAGATATCACCAACTATGGTCAAGCGGACATAACGGCCATCTTAGGTGATCATATTTACGTGATAGAAATCAAAGTAGTAGATGGGGAGAATGTAAAAGAGAACCTAGCCCTAAAACAAATTCGGGAATGTAACTATGCGCAAAAGTATAGAGGAGAACCGGGGAGAACCGTTCATGAAGTGGGGTTGGTTTTTAGTCGCAGCAAACGTAACCTCATTCAAGCAGATTGGGAATAA
- a CDS encoding ATP-binding protein: MNPKNLPLGINTLSMLRENNCVYVDKTEIAHRLIRIPGRFFLSRPRRFGKSLFIDTLKEIFEGNQKLFEGLYIHDQWDWSRKFPVIKIDFAGGVLKNRQELDLRILDILHDNAEYLGVSYESIDIPGKLGTLIRKAMAKYGERAVVLVDEYDKPILDNIDNPPIAAEMREGLKNLYSVLKQQDANIQFIFMTGVTKFSKVSLFSGLNQLTDITISRDFSTICGYTQEDLEQTFAQHLQGVDWDKLRLWYNGYSWRGDSVYNPYDILLFIREGMEYGNYWFETGNPTFLIKLFQTNCYFLPKLEHLEVTEEILKSFEIERINPVTLLFQSGYLTIESTFTAMERYMFRLKIPNQEVKVALGDQLVNAYTDFVEEKLGIQRPLYENLFQGDVSRFIDTVRSLFASIPWRNFTNNNLANFEGYYASVLYAFLSSLNARIIPEDITNYGQADITAILGNHIYVIEIKVVDGENVKENLALKQIRECNYAQKYRGEPGKTVHEVGLVFSRSKRNLIQADWE, translated from the coding sequence ATGAACCCCAAAAATCTCCCGTTGGGAATCAACACCCTGAGTATGCTACGGGAAAACAATTGTGTCTATGTGGACAAAACCGAAATAGCTCACCGTCTGATACGCATTCCTGGACGCTTCTTTCTATCTCGTCCTCGACGTTTCGGCAAAAGTTTGTTTATAGATACCCTCAAGGAGATTTTTGAGGGGAATCAAAAATTATTTGAGGGGCTTTATATCCATGATCAATGGGACTGGAGTAGAAAATTCCCAGTGATTAAAATAGACTTTGCTGGTGGGGTATTAAAAAACCGACAAGAACTGGATCTGCGCATACTGGATATTTTACACGACAATGCGGAGTATCTGGGTGTGTCCTACGAGTCAATTGATATACCAGGAAAATTAGGAACTTTGATTCGTAAGGCCATGGCAAAATATGGAGAACGTGCGGTGGTGCTGGTGGATGAATACGATAAACCCATCCTAGACAACATCGACAACCCGCCTATTGCTGCTGAAATGAGAGAGGGACTCAAGAACCTATACTCGGTTCTCAAGCAACAGGATGCCAACATCCAGTTCATCTTCATGACTGGAGTCACCAAATTCTCCAAAGTCAGCCTTTTTAGCGGGTTAAATCAACTCACGGACATTACCATCAGTAGGGATTTTTCCACCATTTGTGGGTACACCCAGGAAGATTTGGAGCAAACCTTTGCCCAGCACTTGCAAGGGGTAGACTGGGATAAACTGCGCCTCTGGTATAATGGATACTCGTGGCGTGGCGATTCCGTTTATAACCCCTACGATATCTTACTGTTTATCCGTGAGGGAATGGAGTATGGCAACTACTGGTTTGAGACAGGAAACCCCACCTTCTTAATTAAGCTATTTCAGACCAACTGCTACTTCCTCCCCAAATTAGAGCATCTAGAAGTAACCGAAGAGATTTTAAAGTCCTTTGAAATAGAACGAATTAATCCAGTCACCCTGTTATTTCAATCTGGGTATTTGACCATTGAGAGCACCTTTACTGCTATGGAACGTTACATGTTCCGACTGAAAATTCCCAACCAGGAAGTGAAAGTCGCCTTGGGAGATCAATTAGTCAACGCCTACACTGACTTCGTTGAAGAGAAATTGGGTATTCAGAGACCCTTGTATGAAAACTTATTTCAAGGTGATGTTAGTAGATTTATAGACACAGTAAGAAGCCTGTTTGCTTCTATCCCTTGGCGTAATTTTACCAACAATAACCTGGCTAATTTCGAGGGCTACTACGCTTCTGTGCTATATGCTTTCCTGAGTTCCTTAAATGCGCGCATCATTCCCGAAGATATCACCAATTACGGTCAAGCGGACATAACAGCCATCTTGGGTAATCATATTTACGTGATAGAAATCAAAGTAGTAGATGGGGAGAACGTAAAAGAGAACCTAGCCCTAAAGCAAATACGGGAATGTAACTATGCACAAAAGTATAGAGGAGAACCAGGTAAAACCGTTCATGAAGTAGGCTTGGTTTTCAGTCGCAGCAAACGTAACCTCATCCAAGCAGATTGGGAATAA
- a CDS encoding DUF29 domain-containing protein, with the protein MRIVDYEADFYAWANQQAELLRQQQGNHLDWMNLAEEIEAMGRSEKRQLASRLEVLIMHLLKWQYQPNFRSRSCQLTIQEQRLRLGKLLQENPSLKPMVAEIILSAYPLAVISAERETGLSNYPEDCPYSPEQLLSDLFLP; encoded by the coding sequence ATGCGAATTGTCGATTATGAGGCGGACTTTTATGCTTGGGCTAACCAGCAGGCAGAACTTCTGCGACAACAGCAAGGAAATCATTTAGACTGGATGAATCTCGCTGAAGAAATCGAAGCAATGGGTCGTTCAGAAAAACGTCAGCTTGCCAGTCGCTTAGAGGTGCTCATCATGCATCTGCTAAAGTGGCAATATCAGCCCAATTTCAGATCTCGAAGTTGCCAGTTAACTATCCAAGAACAGCGCCTACGACTAGGCAAGCTTTTACAAGAAAACCCCAGTTTAAAACCCATGGTGGCGGAGATTATTTTGTCAGCCTATCCTTTAGCAGTAATAAGTGCCGAGAGAGAAACGGGCCTGTCTAACTATCCTGAAGATTGCCCCTACAGTCCAGAACAATTGCTCAGTGATCTATTTTTACCATAG